A window of Zingiber officinale cultivar Zhangliang chromosome 5A, Zo_v1.1, whole genome shotgun sequence contains these coding sequences:
- the LOC121980735 gene encoding myb-related protein Zm38-like: MGRSPCCEKEHNNKGAWTKEEDERLAEYIRGHGEGCWRSLPKAAGLLRCGKSCRLRWINYLRPGLKRGNFTAAEEELVVKLHGHFGNKWSLIARRLPGRTDNEIKNYWNTHMRRKLLDRGIDPATHRPIHAPALDFTVSFSKSEDGQNGKVAISSREQGPRRTHDEFRCPDLNLDLCLSSPSTATTADAFAGLKSGFLKSKIESN; this comes from the exons ATGGGGAGGTCGCCGTGCTGCGAGAAGGAGCACAACAACAAGGGCGCCTGGACGAAGGAGGAAGACGAGCGCCTGGCCGAGTACATTCGCGGCCACGGCGAAGGCTGCTGGAGATCGCTTCCCAAGGCGGCCGGCCTTCTACGGTGCGGCAAGAGCTGCCGCCTCCGCTGGATCAACTACCTCCGCCCCGGCCTCAAGCGCGGCAACTTCACCGCGGCGGAGGAAGAGCTCGTCGTCAAGCTCCACGGCCACTTCGGCAACAA GTGGTCTCTTATCGCGAGAAGATTGCCCGGGagaacggacaacgagatcaagaACTACTGGAACACGCACATGAGGAGAAAATTACTAGACCGGGGAATCGATCCGGCGACCCACCGGCCGATCCACGCTCCGGCATTGGACTTCACCGTAAGTTTCTCCAAGAGCGAAGACGGGCAGAACGGGAAGGTAGCGATCAGCAGCAGAGAGCAGGGGCCGCGGCGAACGCACGATGAGTTCAGGTGCCCTGACCTGAACCTCGACCTGTGCTTAAGCTCTCCGTCGACGGCGACGACGGCGGATGCGTTTGCAGGGCTGAAATCTGGATTCTTGAAGTCGAAAATTGAGAGTAACTGA